CCAAAAGGTATTTAGCAATTATCTGATAAAGGCGCTTAACCAACAGCTGCAGCGGGATGATAAGCAGCTCGAGCAAGTAATTACGATTTTTCATTGTGTGATTTTGGTGATTTTGTTAGCCTTTCTCTTAGCAGCACTAATGGTAGTCTTTGGTAAGTATGGCGCCGCTCTCGTTCTCTTGCTAGCTGCGATAGGGTCGTTCGGCATGCTGCAGTATTGTGCAGGTCAATTAGCACAAAATTTGCGTGTCCAATTAGCTGTTAACATCAGCTTGGTTACCTCAGAAGAGCTTTGGCTGGCACTCTGGTTGGGGATTGGTGGAGCCATTATCTGGCCAGTCTGCTTGCGCCTAACTAAAAAATAGTGTATATAGTAATGTTATAATAAACTTTAATATAGAAAAAACAGTAGTAAAATTTAAATTTTACTACTGTTTTTGTATTGTATTAATTGATGATCGCGCTTATAATGAAAGCGGAAACAATATTTGGATAGAAAAGGAGATAGTTATGATAGGTAAGAATAACTTTTCGGAAAAGTTGAAACAAATATCAAGTATAAATAAACAGCCACACTTTTCGATTAGGAAGTTAACAGTAGGCGCTGTATCAGTACTATTGGGCTTTAGCTTTGTAGCGATTAACCAGCAAGTGGTTAAGGCTGATATTGCTAGTCCAGCGGTAAGTAAACAAGCAGAGAGTTTAAATACGTACTCTGCTCTCAATAAATTTTTGCGTACAGATGCCGAGACTGATAAAACTTCAAATACTGTCGCAACGGAAAAGCCAGCGATATCGTCAGCTACTGAGCAACAGCCACAAAAACCAGCAGTTAATACTTCTACTACTACATCGATTCCTACAGAAAAGCCAACATCGATTGAGCCACAAAAACCGGCAGTTAACAATGATTTAGCTGAAGCTGCGACTCATTTGCAAACTAACATTGCAACTGCTAACACATTTATGCAGACTGAAAATTATGCTCAGGCAGCTGCAGAAGAGAAAGCTGACTTGCAGTTAGCCGTTAATGATGGTCAAGTAATACTAGATAAGTATAGTAAATTGAATACTGTATCTGATATGCAGGTCCAAGTTAAGACTGAGGTAATAGCAACTGATCAAGTTACTGTAGCAGCTTTGAATGATGCAAGTACAAAAATCAAGCGAGCATTGACTATTATTCTGCAGGAACAAGCAACTAACTCTGTTAAAGTTGCTACTGACGGTGATTGTGATTTGTTGTGGGATGATAATTCTGAGACATTACATGTTATGGCGGGAATAAAGGGTAATCATTTAGCTAATGCCTTGTCTGCTAATTTGACTGAGGACTTATATAGTCAAATAGTTCATATTAAGATCGATGATAACCTTGTTTTACCGGCTAATAGTTCCTTTATGTTTTCAGGACCATCAATTTTTAAAGGCTTAAATTCACTAACAGATATTACTGGTTTGCAAAATTTAGATACTAGTCAGGTAACGAGCATGGCCGATATGTTTGCTGGAGATAGAAATTTGCAAAGCTTAGATTTGACAGGCTTTAATACGTCTCAAGTAACAAATATGGACATGATGTTTGACAGTAATATTAAATTAAAAGCTTTAGATTTAAGCATGTTTGATACCAGTCATGTGGGCAATATGTCCAGTATGTTTAATAATTGTCATAATCTAGTCGAGCTAAATGTAAGTAGTTTTGATACTAGTAATGCTCTCTTTATTTCTGGTATGTTCGGTAACTGTTACGGTTTACGAAGCTTAGACTTAAGTAGTTTTAATACTAGTAAGGCAGAATACTTTAATCTTATGTTCTCCGGCATGGGTTCAAAGTATAATTTTATTTTAACTATGCCAGCACAAAAATTTGCGGTTAACAGTGGTTTGAATGATGGTCGTAGCTTTATCCAGGCAGTTGATGCTGCTGATGGTGGCACCATTACGCATCCAGTAGGAACTATCTATAGCCCAGCAGAATTCCAAGCGTTATATTCTTCAGCTAATCCACCAGCAGAAACGTATGTTATAAATTCGACTCATGATAGTGAGCGTTACACCGCAAGTGCTAAGTCAGCACCGTTATATGCAGCTGCTGGACAAGATCTTGCTAGTGCTAGTGAACAATATTTACAATTTACTGATCAAGCTGATCATTCAGTTAAGCCATTAGCAGAATTAGAAGCAACCACTGATTTATTTAATAAGCAAAATAAGATAGTTACTGCTGTTAAGTGGAGTGGTTCAAAAGTTGATGATCAAGGCCGATTAAGTAAGACAGCTACGGGTGAAGTTAATGTAATGGCAACTATTACTTATGGTGACGGTACGACTGCTAATGTACCCGTAACTTTAAAAGTAGTTAGATCAACTTCTACTTATCATGTTAGCGCTAAAGAAGGTGGAGTGCTTCAATTACATGCTGCCGATATTGGGACTGCTGCGACTAATGA
The sequence above is a segment of the Lactobacillus sp. ESL0677 genome. Coding sequences within it:
- a CDS encoding BspA family leucine-rich repeat surface protein, with translation MIGKNNFSEKLKQISSINKQPHFSIRKLTVGAVSVLLGFSFVAINQQVVKADIASPAVSKQAESLNTYSALNKFLRTDAETDKTSNTVATEKPAISSATEQQPQKPAVNTSTTTSIPTEKPTSIEPQKPAVNNDLAEAATHLQTNIATANTFMQTENYAQAAAEEKADLQLAVNDGQVILDKYSKLNTVSDMQVQVKTEVIATDQVTVAALNDASTKIKRALTIILQEQATNSVKVATDGDCDLLWDDNSETLHVMAGIKGNHLANALSANLTEDLYSQIVHIKIDDNLVLPANSSFMFSGPSIFKGLNSLTDITGLQNLDTSQVTSMADMFAGDRNLQSLDLTGFNTSQVTNMDMMFDSNIKLKALDLSMFDTSHVGNMSSMFNNCHNLVELNVSSFDTSNALFISGMFGNCYGLRSLDLSSFNTSKAEYFNLMFSGMGSKYNFILTMPAQKFAVNSGLNDGRSFIQAVDAADGGTITHPVGTIYSPAEFQALYSSANPPAETYVINSTHDSERYTASAKSAPLYAAAGQDLASASEQYLQFTDQADHSVKPLAELEATTDLFNKQNKIVTAVKWSGSKVDDQGRLSKTATGEVNVMATITYGDGTTANVPVTLKVVRSTSTYHVSAKEGGVLQLHAADIGTAATNDLVAFHDPAAIDRLLSVNTSDGSAIDPSAVIDHLEWTNNGQPSTDYLAISNGQPTNYASAEIRVVYTDGKKSNPIQIKADIVGAILKNDAKITMNSSLKPISASDKVPNGADYLDLSHLADKYPVTYYTWSDDPDQNTDLNINYADNGTTKNAYLMIHYQDGTQQAVPVTILIKSQAEVDHFTQIAPIQAHEANVENTVLEAFPQLTNANNWGELLKGNLDDVKSISWSDEAAVKQLLQKKGQHSAQIVIEFKDESKQIMEVTVQVNAINAIAAVQKEFLSSLTPVDHTVNDLKAVNYLDLSQIDSSQVTAYTWSGDAQDTTDLDVNYAHSQGGSLMAYIIVHYQDGTKQAVLVPVRIKPQNLQWQFKQTQPITMQLNAVEAPAEFNKPSTFLANADLITNIAWVGNPDTSAVGSTTSAVKITFADGTSLIHLIQINVVK